From a region of the Pseudomonadaceae bacterium SI-3 genome:
- a CDS encoding cation transporter yields the protein MNLQALLEGAQAHHVDALDLVSLEGGFYLLNVHVQGKSHVLRDEESNVIHLRSVEHARDLLSEMPVIPFFLVHSSAYDEMCGLAEGVREPLRVPISLRSAW from the coding sequence ATGAATCTGCAGGCATTGCTGGAAGGCGCACAAGCACACCATGTCGACGCGCTGGATCTGGTGTCACTCGAGGGTGGCTTCTATCTATTGAATGTCCACGTCCAAGGCAAATCGCATGTGTTGCGCGACGAAGAGAGCAACGTGATCCATCTGCGATCCGTGGAGCATGCACGTGATCTCCTCAGCGAGATGCCAGTAATCCCCTTCTTTCTGGTTCACAGCTCGGCATACGATGAAATGTGCGGCTTGGCCGAGGGCGTTCGCGAACCGTTGCGCGTGCCGATCAGCCTGCGTTCCGCCTGGTAG
- a CDS encoding FKBP-type peptidyl-prolyl cis-trans isomerase gives MTELNLSTDETRVSYGIGRQLGDQLRENPPPGISLDAVIAGIRDAFAGAASQVSPEDLNASFAVIRERMQAEAQQKAEAAAGEGKAFLAKNAQREGVSTLPSGLQYEVLTAGEGAKPSAEDQVRTHYHGTLIDGTVFDSSYQRGQPAEFPVGGVIAGWTEALQLMGVGSKWRLYVPSELAYGAQGVGSIPPHSVLVFDVELLAVL, from the coding sequence ATGACTGAACTGAACCTATCAACCGACGAAACGCGCGTGAGCTACGGTATCGGCCGTCAACTGGGTGATCAGCTGCGTGAGAACCCGCCGCCTGGGATCAGCCTGGATGCTGTGATCGCCGGTATTCGCGATGCCTTTGCCGGAGCAGCCAGCCAGGTCAGTCCGGAAGATCTGAATGCCAGCTTCGCCGTCATTCGTGAACGTATGCAAGCCGAGGCACAGCAAAAGGCAGAAGCTGCTGCAGGCGAAGGCAAGGCCTTCCTGGCTAAAAACGCCCAGCGTGAAGGGGTTTCGACCCTGCCATCGGGTCTGCAGTACGAAGTGCTGACAGCGGGAGAGGGCGCCAAGCCCAGCGCTGAGGACCAGGTGCGTACGCATTATCACGGCACGCTGATCGACGGCACTGTATTCGACAGCTCCTACCAGCGCGGCCAGCCGGCCGAGTTTCCGGTGGGTGGCGTGATCGCTGGCTGGACCGAAGCGTTGCAGCTTATGGGCGTGGGCAGCAAATGGCGGCTTTACGTGCCGAGCGAGCTGGCTTACGGCGCGCAGGGTGTTGGCAGTATTCCTCCGCACAGCGTACTGGTGTTCGACGTCGAGCTGCTGGCTGTTCTGTAA
- a CDS encoding octaprenyl-diphosphate synthase, whose amino-acid sequence MQPQAFYQVVAEDFAAVDGIIRNQLTSRVPLVEKIGDYITSAGGKRLRPLLVLLSGNALGLKGEQLRLLAAIIEFLHTSTLLHDDVVDMSGMRRGRSTANALWGNAPSVLVGDFLYARSFEMMVELGSMEVMRIISQATRVIAEGEVLQLSKVRDASTTEEIYMEVIRGKTAMLFEASTHSAATLAGANEAQREALRTFGDYLGIAFQLVDDLLDYQGDAEALGKNVGDDLAEGKPTLPLIYTMREGTAEQAALVRQAIQKGGIEDLESIRRAVEAAGALDYTAHLARDYADRAIACLELIPANRYRDALVELSRFAVARTH is encoded by the coding sequence ATGCAACCCCAGGCCTTTTACCAAGTAGTGGCTGAAGATTTCGCCGCTGTTGACGGCATTATCCGCAACCAGTTGACGTCCCGCGTACCGCTGGTGGAAAAGATCGGGGACTACATTACCTCGGCCGGCGGCAAACGCCTGCGCCCTCTGCTCGTCCTGCTCAGCGGTAATGCGCTGGGACTAAAGGGTGAGCAGCTGCGCCTGCTGGCAGCGATCATTGAATTCCTGCATACCTCGACACTGCTTCACGATGACGTCGTTGATATGTCCGGCATGCGCCGCGGCCGCTCAACCGCCAACGCCTTGTGGGGTAATGCGCCCAGCGTGCTGGTCGGTGACTTCCTCTACGCGCGTTCTTTCGAAATGATGGTCGAACTTGGCTCGATGGAAGTCATGCGAATCATCTCGCAGGCCACTCGCGTCATCGCCGAAGGCGAAGTACTGCAACTGTCCAAAGTGCGCGACGCCAGCACCACAGAAGAGATCTACATGGAAGTCATCCGCGGCAAGACCGCGATGCTTTTCGAGGCCTCCACGCATAGCGCAGCCACTCTGGCGGGTGCTAACGAGGCGCAACGCGAGGCGCTGCGCACCTTCGGCGACTACCTCGGCATTGCGTTCCAACTGGTCGATGATCTGCTCGACTATCAGGGCGATGCCGAAGCGCTGGGCAAGAATGTCGGTGATGATCTCGCCGAAGGCAAGCCGACGCTGCCGCTGATCTACACGATGCGCGAAGGCACAGCAGAACAGGCCGCATTGGTGCGTCAGGCCATTCAGAAAGGCGGCATCGAGGATCTTGAGAGTATCCGCCGCGCTGTAGAAGCAGCCGGCGCACTGGATTACACGGCCCACCTGGCGCGCGACTATGCCGATCGCGCCATAGCCTGCCTTGAGCTGATCCCCGCCAACAGGTATCGCGACGCCCTGGTCGAGTTAAGCCGTTTCGCTGTCGCTCGCACTCACTGA
- the rplU gene encoding 50S ribosomal protein L21: MYAVIVTGGKQYKVAEGEYLKIEKLEVATGEAVTFDRVLLIGNGDDVKIGAPVVDGAKVTAEVIAQGRHDKVTIIKFRRRKHHMKRQGHRQWFTEVKITGIQG; encoded by the coding sequence ATGTACGCAGTTATCGTTACCGGCGGCAAGCAATACAAGGTCGCCGAAGGCGAATACCTCAAGATTGAAAAACTCGAAGTTGCCACTGGCGAAGCCGTCACTTTTGACCGCGTTCTGCTGATCGGCAACGGCGACGATGTAAAGATCGGCGCTCCGGTGGTCGATGGTGCCAAGGTCACTGCTGAAGTGATCGCTCAGGGCCGTCATGACAAGGTCACCATCATCAAATTCCGCCGTCGTAAGCACCACATGAAGCGTCAGGGCCACCGTCAGTGGTTCACTGAGGTCAAAATCACCGGCATTCAGGGCTAA
- a CDS encoding 50S ribosomal protein L27, with protein MAHKKAGGSTRNGRDSEAKRLGVKMYGGQVIKAGNIIVRQRGTQFHAGYGVGMGKDHTLFAKVEGVIKFEVKGQFGRRYVSVVAA; from the coding sequence ATGGCACACAAAAAAGCTGGCGGTTCTACCCGCAACGGTCGCGACTCAGAAGCCAAACGTCTTGGCGTGAAGATGTACGGCGGCCAGGTCATCAAGGCCGGTAACATCATCGTGCGTCAGCGCGGCACTCAATTCCATGCCGGTTACGGTGTTGGCATGGGCAAGGATCACACCTTGTTCGCCAAGGTGGAAGGCGTGATCAAATTCGAAGTGAAGGGTCAGTTTGGCCGTCGCTACGTGAGCGTCGTCGCAGCCTAA
- the obgE gene encoding GTPase ObgE (ObgE; essential GTPase; exhibits high exchange rate for GTP/GDP; associates with 50S ribosomal subunit; involved in regulation of chromosomal replication), which yields MKFVDEVSIFVKAGDGGNGMMSFRREKFIEKGGPNGGDGGDGGSVYLEADENLNTLVDYRYTRRFNAPNGQKGGSTECTGAKGDDLILPVPVGTTVIDAATQDVIGDLTKAGQRLLVAQGGWHGLGNTRFKSSTNRAPRQTTPGKPGDARDLKLELKVLADVGLLGLPNAGKSTFIRSVSAAKPKVADYPFTTLVPNLGVVSVGRYKSFVVADIPGLIEGASEGAGLGIRFLKHLARTRLLLHLVDMAPLDESDPADAAEVIVNELEKFSPALAQRDRWLVLNKADQLLEEDHDERVQRVVERLEWDGPVFVISALEREGTEALSQAIMRYLDERTVRIAEEPAYAEALAELDRQIEDEARARLQELDDQRALRRAGVKPVDEVDEDDFDDDDDDEGGAEIFYVR from the coding sequence ATGAAATTCGTCGATGAAGTATCGATTTTTGTAAAGGCCGGCGACGGCGGTAACGGCATGATGAGCTTCCGTCGTGAGAAGTTCATCGAGAAAGGCGGCCCCAACGGGGGCGATGGCGGCGATGGCGGCTCCGTGTATCTGGAGGCTGACGAGAATCTCAACACGCTCGTTGACTACCGTTACACCCGCCGCTTCAATGCGCCCAATGGTCAGAAGGGCGGCAGTACTGAATGTACGGGTGCCAAGGGTGACGATCTGATCCTGCCGGTGCCGGTCGGTACCACGGTGATCGATGCCGCCACTCAGGATGTAATCGGTGACCTGACCAAGGCGGGTCAGCGCCTGCTGGTCGCGCAGGGTGGCTGGCATGGGCTGGGCAACACGCGCTTCAAGTCCAGTACCAACCGTGCTCCTCGCCAGACCACGCCAGGCAAGCCGGGCGACGCGCGCGACCTGAAGCTTGAACTGAAGGTCCTGGCGGATGTCGGGCTGCTGGGGTTGCCGAACGCTGGTAAGAGCACGTTCATCCGCTCGGTGTCGGCTGCCAAGCCGAAAGTTGCCGATTACCCGTTCACCACGCTAGTGCCGAACCTTGGGGTGGTGAGTGTTGGTCGCTACAAGAGCTTCGTGGTTGCTGACATCCCAGGTCTGATCGAGGGTGCTTCGGAGGGGGCGGGGCTTGGTATCCGCTTCCTCAAGCATCTTGCGCGGACGCGTCTGTTGCTGCACCTGGTGGACATGGCGCCGCTAGATGAAAGCGATCCGGCCGATGCGGCAGAGGTGATCGTGAATGAGCTAGAGAAATTCAGTCCTGCACTGGCGCAACGAGATCGCTGGCTTGTGCTGAACAAGGCTGATCAGCTGCTCGAAGAAGATCACGACGAGCGGGTTCAGCGGGTAGTCGAGCGACTTGAGTGGGACGGCCCCGTATTCGTCATCTCTGCACTCGAGCGCGAGGGTACCGAGGCGTTGAGTCAGGCCATCATGCGCTATCTGGATGAGCGCACGGTGCGTATCGCCGAGGAGCCAGCATACGCGGAAGCGCTTGCCGAGCTGGATCGGCAGATTGAAGACGAGGCGCGTGCTCGCTTGCAAGAGCTGGATGATCAGCGAGCCTTGCGGCGTGCCGGTGTCAAGCCTGTCGACGAGGTCGACGAAGACGACTTCGATGATGATGACGACGATGAAGGCGGTGCTGAGATCTTCTACGTACGTTGA
- a CDS encoding glutamate 5-kinase: MRDKVSGARRWVVKIGSALLTADGRGLDQAAMAVWVDQMVALREAGVELVLVSSGAVAAGMSRLGWAARPKAVHELQAAAAVGQMGLIQAWETSFARCEQQTAQILVTHDDLSDRKRYLNARSTLRTLIDLGVVPVINENDTVVTDEIRFGDNDTLAALVANLVEADLLVILTDRDGMFDADPRNNPNANLISEARADDPALDAVAGGTGGALGRGGMQTKLRAARLAARSGAHTVIIGGRIERVLARLKAGEALGTLLAPECNRHAARKQWLAGHLQTRGTVVLDDGAVHALKQGNRSLLPVGVKAAHGGFRRGEMVVCVGLDGREVARGLANYSVAETQRILGRPSDEIEKLLGYVDEPELIHRDNMILV; encoded by the coding sequence ATGCGGGACAAGGTGAGCGGCGCGCGGCGCTGGGTGGTGAAAATCGGCAGCGCCTTGCTGACTGCTGATGGGCGCGGGCTGGATCAGGCGGCAATGGCTGTCTGGGTCGATCAGATGGTGGCGCTGCGCGAGGCGGGTGTCGAGCTGGTGCTGGTGTCGTCTGGCGCTGTCGCTGCTGGTATGAGTCGTCTCGGTTGGGCCGCCAGGCCAAAGGCTGTCCATGAGCTGCAGGCTGCGGCGGCGGTCGGGCAGATGGGGCTGATACAAGCCTGGGAAACCAGCTTTGCGCGCTGCGAGCAGCAGACCGCGCAAATCCTTGTAACCCACGATGATCTTTCCGACCGCAAGCGCTATCTCAATGCGCGCAGCACGCTTCGCACGTTGATCGATCTGGGTGTGGTGCCGGTTATCAATGAGAACGACACCGTGGTCACCGACGAGATCCGCTTTGGTGACAACGATACCCTCGCTGCCTTGGTGGCGAACCTGGTTGAAGCGGATTTGTTGGTGATCCTTACTGACCGCGACGGCATGTTTGATGCCGATCCGCGCAATAATCCTAACGCCAACTTGATTAGTGAGGCGCGTGCCGATGATCCCGCGCTGGATGCGGTGGCGGGTGGCACAGGTGGCGCGCTCGGGCGGGGTGGTATGCAGACTAAGTTGCGCGCGGCTCGTCTGGCGGCGCGCTCTGGTGCCCACACGGTCATTATTGGTGGCCGGATCGAGCGCGTGCTGGCGCGGTTGAAGGCGGGTGAGGCGCTCGGCACGTTGTTGGCGCCTGAGTGTAACCGTCATGCTGCGCGAAAGCAGTGGTTGGCTGGGCATCTCCAGACGCGCGGTACGGTCGTTCTCGATGATGGTGCGGTACACGCCTTGAAGCAGGGTAATCGCAGTCTGTTACCTGTCGGAGTTAAAGCGGCGCACGGTGGTTTCCGGCGAGGCGAAATGGTGGTCTGTGTGGGTCTGGATGGTCGCGAGGTCGCGCGCGGTCTGGCGAACTACAGTGTGGCCGAAACGCAACGAATCCTTGGTCGCCCGTCGGACGAAATCGAGAAGCTGCTCGGTTATGTTGATGAGCCAGAGCTTATTCATCGCGACAACATGATCTTGGTCTGA
- a CDS encoding 30S ribosomal protein S20, with translation MANSPSAKKRAIQAEKRRSHNASLRSMVRTYIKNVVKAIDAKDLDKARTAYTAAVPVIDRMADKGIIHKNKAARHKSRLNGHIKALGEAAAA, from the coding sequence GTGGCCAACAGCCCTTCCGCCAAAAAACGCGCAATTCAGGCTGAGAAGCGTCGCAGCCACAACGCCAGCCTGCGCTCCATGGTTCGTACCTACATCAAGAATGTGGTCAAAGCCATTGATGCAAAAGATCTGGATAAAGCTCGTACTGCTTACACTGCAGCCGTGCCTGTAATCGACCGCATGGCCGACAAAGGCATCATCCACAAGAACAAAGCAGCTCGGCATAAAAGCCGCCTGAACGGCCATATCAAGGCCCTCGGCGAAGCTGCTGCAGCCTAA
- the mviN gene encoding murein biosynthesis integral membrane protein MurJ, producing the protein MSDTSGKGGLLRSSAVVSVMTLLSRVLGMVRDMVVASYFGSGAAADAFFIAFKIPNFLRRLFAEGAFAQAFVPVLSEFRTKRTQLEVKLLVDRTAGMLGLILTGITAVGVLASPYVVMLFAPGFHDDPAKMQLAGELLRITFPYLLLISLTAFTSGVLNTYGHFAVPGFTPVLLNVCMISSAVFLTPYFDQPIMALAWGVFVAGFAQLAFQLPYVAKLGLLPRPRVRFGDEGVRRIMLLMVPALFGVSVSQINLLLDTVLASFLQTGSVSWLYYADRLSELPLGAFGIAIGTVILPSLARQHAGADPKAFSNTLNWALRMVLLVGVPAALALGILAEPMIASLFFYGAMSEEAVVQSANALEAYSLGVLAFMLIKVLAPGFFARQDLKTPVRIAIICMIANMVLNLMLIWPLQHVGLALATSLSSMLNAGLLFWGLYKTGVFLFAPGWGLFLLRLAGACAAMVAMVWWLNAPSVEWFAWGWQQRALQLGLLVVAGLGAFAVGLVVLGLRPRHLRH; encoded by the coding sequence ATGTCCGATACATCCGGCAAAGGCGGATTGCTGCGGTCCAGTGCGGTAGTCAGCGTGATGACGCTGCTGTCACGGGTGCTGGGCATGGTACGCGATATGGTTGTGGCCAGCTACTTCGGTTCTGGCGCCGCTGCTGACGCATTCTTCATAGCCTTCAAAATCCCAAACTTTTTGCGCCGTCTGTTTGCAGAAGGGGCTTTCGCCCAAGCCTTTGTTCCGGTGTTGTCGGAATTCCGGACCAAGCGGACCCAGCTGGAGGTCAAGCTGCTGGTTGACCGCACAGCTGGCATGCTTGGGCTGATCTTGACGGGCATCACCGCAGTCGGGGTGCTGGCTTCGCCTTACGTGGTCATGCTTTTCGCGCCCGGCTTTCATGATGACCCAGCTAAAATGCAGTTGGCCGGCGAGCTGCTGCGCATCACCTTTCCTTATCTGTTGCTGATTTCACTCACGGCGTTTACGTCCGGTGTGCTCAACACGTACGGGCATTTCGCGGTACCGGGCTTCACGCCTGTGTTGCTCAATGTCTGCATGATCAGCTCGGCCGTTTTTCTGACACCTTACTTTGATCAGCCCATTATGGCGTTGGCATGGGGCGTGTTTGTTGCAGGCTTCGCCCAGTTGGCCTTCCAGCTTCCTTACGTTGCCAAGCTGGGATTGCTGCCCCGGCCTCGGGTGAGGTTCGGAGACGAGGGGGTGCGGCGAATCATGCTGTTGATGGTGCCGGCCCTGTTCGGCGTGTCGGTCAGCCAGATCAATCTCTTGCTCGATACGGTTCTTGCCTCGTTCCTGCAGACAGGCAGCGTCTCCTGGCTTTATTACGCTGACCGCCTTTCGGAGTTGCCGCTGGGCGCCTTCGGTATTGCGATCGGCACCGTGATCCTGCCTAGCCTTGCTCGTCAGCATGCCGGAGCGGATCCCAAGGCTTTTTCCAACACCCTGAACTGGGCGCTGCGGATGGTGCTGCTGGTTGGGGTTCCTGCGGCGCTCGCGCTGGGCATCCTGGCTGAGCCGATGATTGCCAGTCTGTTCTTTTATGGTGCGATGAGTGAGGAGGCCGTCGTGCAGTCGGCCAACGCGCTCGAGGCGTACTCGCTCGGCGTCCTGGCATTCATGCTGATCAAGGTGCTGGCGCCGGGCTTCTTTGCTCGGCAGGATTTAAAGACGCCGGTGCGTATTGCAATCATCTGCATGATCGCCAACATGGTGCTGAATCTAATGCTGATCTGGCCGCTCCAGCATGTGGGCTTGGCCCTGGCGACTTCGTTGTCCTCGATGCTCAATGCTGGGTTGCTGTTCTGGGGGCTGTATAAGACGGGTGTGTTCCTGTTTGCTCCGGGTTGGGGTTTGTTCCTTTTGAGGTTGGCGGGCGCCTGTGCCGCCATGGTGGCGATGGTCTGGTGGCTAAACGCACCGTCGGTCGAGTGGTTCGCGTGGGGCTGGCAGCAGCGAGCGCTGCAGCTGGGGCTGCTGGTTGTAGCGGGGTTGGGCGCTTTCGCGGTGGGCTTGGTAGTGCTCGGTTTGCGACCGCGGCATCTCCGTCATTGA
- a CDS encoding bifunctional riboflavin kinase/FAD synthetase → MQLVRGLHNLRPRHRGCVATIGNFDGVHRGHQAILARLRERAAELGLPSCVVIFEPQPREYFAPDKAPARLTRLREKLQLLSEQGVDLVLCLAFNRRLRELSAAEFVHATLVDGLGVRHLEVGDDFRFGCDRAGDFNFLLQAGAAEGFTVEAAATIEVDGERVSSTRLRQVLAAGDLQLSEKLLGRPFSITGRVMHGQALGRQLGAPTANIQLKRKSTPLSGVFTVSVEIDGVIQAAVANIGMRPSVESDGQPHLEVHLLNYQGDLYGRLLRVTFHRKLRDEQRFASLEALKTAIEADIAAAREYWRASPFTTSQD, encoded by the coding sequence ATGCAGCTGGTTCGAGGTCTTCACAACCTGCGACCCCGACATCGGGGTTGCGTCGCCACCATCGGCAATTTCGACGGGGTTCACCGGGGGCATCAAGCTATCCTGGCGCGTCTGCGCGAACGTGCCGCCGAGCTCGGGCTCCCCAGCTGCGTGGTGATCTTCGAGCCGCAGCCGCGTGAGTATTTTGCCCCGGACAAGGCCCCTGCTCGGCTGACCCGCCTGCGCGAAAAATTGCAGTTGCTGAGTGAACAGGGTGTCGATCTGGTGCTGTGCCTGGCATTTAATCGTCGTTTGCGCGAGCTGAGTGCCGCAGAGTTCGTACATGCGACGCTGGTAGACGGCCTTGGCGTTCGGCATCTGGAAGTCGGTGATGACTTTCGTTTCGGTTGCGACCGAGCCGGGGATTTCAACTTCTTGTTACAAGCTGGTGCTGCGGAAGGCTTTACCGTCGAGGCCGCCGCCACTATCGAGGTCGACGGTGAGCGAGTCAGCAGTACGCGGCTGCGCCAGGTTCTCGCCGCTGGTGATCTACAGCTGTCAGAAAAACTGCTGGGTCGGCCGTTCAGTATCACCGGTCGGGTCATGCATGGGCAGGCGCTGGGACGCCAGCTTGGCGCGCCGACCGCTAACATTCAGCTCAAGCGCAAGAGCACTCCGCTTAGTGGTGTGTTCACCGTGAGCGTCGAGATCGATGGTGTAATACAGGCGGCGGTCGCCAATATTGGTATGCGCCCCTCGGTCGAAAGCGACGGCCAGCCGCATCTGGAAGTGCATTTGCTTAATTATCAAGGCGACCTTTATGGCCGTCTGCTGCGCGTGACCTTTCATCGCAAGCTGCGTGACGAGCAGCGCTTTGCCTCGCTGGAGGCGCTCAAGACGGCGATCGAAGCAGATATCGCCGCGGCTCGCGAATACTGGCGAGCTTCACCCTTTACCACGAGTCAGGACTGA
- a CDS encoding isoleucine--tRNA ligase, producing MTDYKATLNLPSTAFPMKAGLPQREPETLQRWNSIDLYGKLRQIGEGRPKFVLHDGPPYANGSIHIGHAVNKVIKDFIVRSKTLAGFDAPYVPGWDCHGLPIEHKVEITYGKNQPADLTRERCRAYAAEQIEGQKADFIRLGVLGEWGNPYRTMDFANEAGEIRALAKMVEGGFVFKGLKPVNWCFDCGSALAEAEVEYQDKKSDAIDVAFQVEDADKLAAAFGVGALAKPTSIVIWTTTPWTIPANQALNVHPDFVYALVDTGDKLLVLAEELVESCLQRYDLQGQVIARCQGSELELIRFRHPFYERFAPVYLADYVETGAGTGIVHSAPAYGEDDFRSCKHYGMENDDILSPVQSHGVYVSDLPFFGGQFIWKANPAIVEKLEEVGALLKHESIQHSYMHCWRHKTPLIYRATAQWFVGMDKVAHDGSSLRRRALDAIEQTEFVPAWGQARLHGMIAGRPDWCISRQRTWGVPIPFFLHKESGELHPRTVELMEAVAQRVEQGGIEAWSKLDAAELLGDEAAQYEKISDTLDVWFDSGTTHWHVMRGSHPMGHESGPRADLYLEGSDQHRGWFHSSLLTGSAIDGHAPYKGLLTHGFVVDENGRKMSKSLGNVVAPQEVTDSLGADILRLWVASTDYSGEMAVSKVILQRSADSYRRIRNTARFLLSNLDGFDPAQHQVPADQLIALDRWAIDRALLLQREIEEAYGTYKFWNVYQKVHNFCVQELGGFYLDIIKDRQYTTGADSLPRRSCQTALYHIAEALVRWIAPILSFTADEIWQYLPGERNESVMLNTWYAGLAELPANVELGREFWGKVMAVKAAVNKELETQRAAKTIGGNLQAEVTLYAEDALVSELAKLGSELRFVLITSAATVAPLAEAPAEAVQSELPGLKLQISKTGHAKCGRCWHHLPDVGTHAAHPEICGRCIENIEGAGEVRHHA from the coding sequence ATGACCGATTACAAAGCGACCCTCAATCTGCCGTCCACGGCGTTTCCGATGAAGGCCGGTCTGCCACAGCGCGAGCCGGAGACCCTGCAGCGCTGGAACAGCATCGACCTGTACGGGAAGCTGCGGCAGATTGGCGAGGGTCGTCCGAAGTTCGTCCTGCATGATGGCCCTCCGTATGCAAACGGCAGCATTCACATCGGCCACGCGGTAAACAAGGTCATCAAGGACTTCATTGTTCGCTCCAAGACCTTAGCCGGTTTCGACGCGCCCTACGTGCCGGGATGGGACTGTCATGGTTTGCCCATCGAGCACAAGGTCGAGATCACCTACGGCAAGAACCAGCCGGCCGACCTGACGCGCGAGCGCTGCCGTGCCTACGCGGCCGAGCAGATCGAAGGGCAGAAGGCTGACTTCATCCGCCTCGGCGTACTGGGCGAGTGGGGCAATCCCTACCGCACCATGGACTTTGCGAACGAAGCCGGGGAAATCCGCGCGCTGGCGAAAATGGTCGAAGGTGGATTCGTCTTCAAGGGCCTGAAGCCGGTGAACTGGTGCTTTGATTGCGGTTCGGCGCTGGCCGAGGCGGAAGTCGAATACCAGGACAAGAAGTCCGATGCCATCGACGTAGCCTTCCAGGTGGAGGACGCGGATAAGCTGGCGGCTGCGTTTGGTGTCGGAGCACTGGCCAAACCGACCAGCATCGTGATCTGGACCACCACGCCTTGGACCATCCCGGCGAACCAGGCGCTCAACGTACATCCCGACTTCGTCTATGCCTTGGTCGATACCGGCGACAAGCTGCTCGTTCTCGCCGAAGAGTTGGTTGAGTCCTGTCTGCAGCGCTATGACCTGCAGGGTCAGGTCATCGCACGCTGCCAGGGCAGCGAACTGGAGCTCATCCGCTTCCGCCACCCATTCTATGAGCGCTTCGCGCCGGTCTATCTGGCCGATTACGTAGAAACCGGTGCAGGAACCGGTATCGTCCATTCGGCACCTGCTTACGGTGAAGACGACTTCCGCTCCTGCAAGCATTACGGCATGGAGAATGATGACATTCTCAGCCCCGTTCAGAGTCACGGCGTATACGTATCGGACCTGCCATTCTTTGGCGGGCAGTTCATCTGGAAGGCCAACCCGGCCATCGTCGAGAAGCTGGAAGAAGTCGGTGCGCTGCTCAAGCACGAGTCGATCCAGCACAGCTATATGCATTGCTGGCGGCACAAGACGCCGCTGATCTACCGTGCGACGGCGCAGTGGTTCGTTGGCATGGATAAAGTGGCGCATGACGGCAGCTCGCTGCGTCGTCGCGCGTTGGATGCCATTGAGCAGACTGAGTTTGTTCCGGCCTGGGGCCAGGCGCGGTTGCACGGCATGATCGCCGGCCGTCCGGACTGGTGTATCTCCCGTCAACGGACATGGGGCGTGCCGATCCCGTTCTTCCTGCACAAGGAAAGCGGCGAGCTGCATCCGCGCACCGTGGAGCTGATGGAAGCCGTCGCGCAACGCGTCGAGCAGGGAGGCATCGAGGCTTGGTCGAAGCTGGATGCCGCCGAGCTGCTGGGCGACGAAGCAGCGCAGTACGAGAAGATCAGCGACACCCTGGACGTTTGGTTCGATTCCGGCACCACCCATTGGCATGTGATGCGCGGTTCGCACCCTATGGGCCACGAAAGCGGCCCACGCGCGGATCTTTATCTGGAAGGCTCCGACCAGCACCGTGGCTGGTTCCACTCCTCGCTGCTAACCGGCTCGGCTATCGACGGGCACGCACCGTATAAGGGGTTGCTGACGCATGGTTTCGTGGTCGACGAGAACGGCCGCAAGATGTCCAAGTCGCTGGGCAACGTCGTTGCGCCTCAAGAGGTCACTGACAGTCTGGGCGCAGACATCCTCCGTCTCTGGGTGGCCTCGACCGATTACTCCGGTGAAATGGCTGTCTCCAAGGTGATCCTGCAGCGCAGCGCAGATTCCTATCGCCGTATCCGTAACACTGCGCGCTTCCTGCTCTCCAACCTTGACGGTTTCGATCCGGCGCAGCATCAGGTTCCGGCCGACCAACTGATCGCCCTCGACCGCTGGGCCATCGATCGTGCCCTGCTGCTGCAGCGGGAAATCGAGGAAGCCTACGGCACCTACAAGTTCTGGAATGTCTATCAGAAGGTGCACAACTTCTGCGTACAGGAGCTGGGCGGCTTCTATCTGGATATCATCAAGGATCGCCAGTACACCACCGGTGCCGACAGCTTGCCGCGCCGCTCCTGCCAGACCGCGCTGTACCACATCGCCGAGGCACTGGTGCGGTGGATTGCGCCGATCCTGTCGTTCACAGCTGATGAAATCTGGCAATACCTGCCGGGTGAGCGCAACGAATCGGTGATGCTCAATACCTGGTACGCAGGGCTCGCTGAGCTGCCTGCCAATGTCGAGCTGGGTCGCGAGTTCTGGGGCAAGGTCATGGCGGTCAAGGCCGCGGTGAACAAGGAGTTGGAAACCCAGCGCGCCGCCAAAACCATCGGCGGCAACTTGCAGGCGGAGGTTACCTTGTACGCCGAGGACGCGCTGGTTTCCGAGCTGGCGAAGCTGGGAAGCGAATTGCGCTTTGTGCTGATTACGTCGGCTGCGACTGTGGCGCCTCTCGCCGAAGCGCCAGCGGAAGCCGTGCAGAGCGAGCTGCCCGGTCTCAAGCTACAGATCAGCA